A stretch of the Gracilinanus agilis isolate LMUSP501 chromosome 4, AgileGrace, whole genome shotgun sequence genome encodes the following:
- the LOC123245387 gene encoding thioredoxin domain-containing protein 15-like, with the protein MRLLPWWFLLLGVLWPVTLGLVEENEVSVSEKQGHTETEVPLGPEAVYLSNEQHDLSQTELYNTGEAVYAALGNEVNGDHLMSVFPEETKDRQISDLNTGICDAGVEGSKCNIQESLFSLTTSGTNIPDKGEEYNLVLEAVPTSPSSKEDSNSTDNVKTPKVNCEERNVTGLESFTLQILNVSQDLMEFLNPNSSDCTLVLFYTPWCRFSASLAPHFNSLPRAFPSLHFLALDASQHSSLSTRFGTVAVPNILLFQGAKPMARFNHTDWTLETLKAFIFNQTGIEARNDVVVTKDDQIGPLPSTLVKSVDWLLVFSLFFLISFIMYATVRTESIRWLIPGQEHEHLE; encoded by the coding sequence ATGCGGCTCCTCCCGTGGTGGTTTCTGCTGCTGGGGGTTCTGTGGCCTGTGACGCTCGGCCTAGTCGAGGAGAATGAAGTCTCAGTGTCTGAAAAGCAGGGACACACTGAAACTGAAGTACCTCTTGGTCCAGAGGCTGTCTATTTAAGTAATGAACAACATGATCTTAGTCAGACAGAATTGTACAACACTGGTGAAGCTGTTTATGCAGCCCTGGGAAATGAAGTGAATGGTGATCATTTAATGTCTGTGTTTCcagaagagacaaaagataggCAAATTTCAGACCTCAATACTGGCATTTGTGATGCTGGAGTTGAAGGCTCTAAATGCAATATCCAAGAGAGCCTTTTTTCTCTAACTACATCTGGAACAAATATTCCTGATAAAGGAGAAGAATATAATTTGGTTCTTGAAGCTGTGCCCACAAGTCCATCATCTAAAGAAGATTCCAATAGTACAGACAATGTAAAGACTCCAAAGGTGAATTGTGAGGAGAGAAATGTTACTGGCTTAGAAAGTTTCACTTTACAAATTCTAAATGTTTCACAGGACCTGATGGAATTTTTAAACCCAAACAGTAGTGATTGTACATTAGTCTTATTTTATACTCCTTGGTGTCGCTTCTCTGCCAGTCTGGCCCCACATTTTAATTCTTTACCACGAGCAtttccatctcttcattttttggCATTGGATGCTTCTCAGCACAGCAGTCTGTCCACCCGGTTTGGTACTGTTGCGGTTCCCAACATCTTGCTATTTCAAGGAGCTAAACCAATGGCGAGATTTAATCATACAGATTGGACTCTGGAAACTCTAAAAGCCTTCATTTTTAATCAGACAGGGATAGAAGCCAGAAATGATGTGGTAGTGACCAAAGATGACCAAATAGGCCCTCTTCCCAGCACATTGGTGAAAAGTGTGGATTGGTTGcttgtattttctttattctttttaattagttttattaTGTATGCTACCGTTCGGACTGAAAGTATTCGATGGCTCATTCCAGGACAAGAACATGAACATCTTGAGTAA